Proteins from a genomic interval of Treponema succinifaciens DSM 2489:
- the ftsA gene encoding cell division protein FtsA, with protein MARTIVGLDIGTCWIRAVIAEVNANDEIEIIGISKRPSQGVRNGIIVNIDATKNVIKETIEAAEISAGTTVVEVYTSIGGSQVTSLPSTGVVGADPKGGNREVEIKMEAKNRALDCAQAVSIPLNEILLHILPQEYLVDGREYANPIGIKGVRLEVKTLLLKVSTSAYANINECIMRAEYQLRRITLKTLAAAYATLREDERDLGSILIDLGGGSTDVIVLNKDAPVFTTSIPAGGNRVTNDISEVMGVPFSVAEELKIKYGTCWLNEGEENEEVIIPGVGGLPPELTNKAALSEIITARVEEILVSAKKEVVRRSGLTELRGTIVLTGGGALMPGIETLAQEVWKTTAVRIGCCADFGGTDDSYRNADFATAVGLVLANKNDDSSAAVSRKVSKKQKKDSMSSWFKNLLKKIN; from the coding sequence TTGGCTCGGACAATTGTTGGTCTTGATATTGGCACTTGCTGGATCAGGGCAGTTATTGCAGAAGTAAATGCAAATGACGAAATTGAAATAATAGGAATTTCAAAAAGACCGTCTCAGGGAGTTAGAAACGGAATAATCGTCAATATTGATGCAACAAAAAATGTAATAAAAGAAACAATTGAAGCTGCCGAAATCAGCGCGGGTACAACAGTTGTTGAAGTTTATACTTCAATCGGTGGTTCACAGGTTACAAGTCTTCCTTCTACGGGTGTTGTTGGCGCAGATCCTAAAGGCGGAAACCGTGAAGTTGAAATCAAAATGGAAGCAAAGAACCGTGCGTTGGATTGCGCCCAGGCTGTTTCAATTCCGCTGAATGAAATTCTTCTTCACATTCTTCCGCAGGAATATCTTGTTGACGGACGCGAATATGCAAATCCAATCGGAATAAAAGGCGTGCGGCTTGAAGTAAAGACTTTGCTTTTAAAAGTTTCAACTTCAGCCTATGCGAATATAAATGAATGTATTATGCGCGCAGAATATCAACTTAGAAGGATCACGCTTAAAACTTTGGCGGCTGCCTATGCGACTTTAAGAGAAGACGAGCGCGATCTTGGTTCTATTTTGATTGATTTGGGCGGCGGTTCTACGGATGTGATTGTTCTGAACAAAGACGCTCCGGTTTTTACAACTTCAATTCCAGCTGGCGGAAACCGTGTTACAAATGATATTTCCGAAGTAATGGGTGTTCCTTTTTCTGTAGCTGAAGAATTGAAAATAAAGTACGGTACTTGTTGGCTTAACGAAGGAGAGGAAAATGAGGAAGTTATAATTCCTGGCGTTGGAGGACTTCCGCCTGAGCTTACAAACAAAGCGGCTTTAAGTGAAATTATAACGGCGCGTGTTGAAGAAATTCTTGTTTCTGCAAAAAAAGAAGTTGTCAGACGTTCTGGTCTTACGGAACTTAGGGGAACGATTGTTCTTACTGGCGGAGGAGCTCTTATGCCTGGCATTGAAACTCTTGCGCAGGAAGTTTGGAAGACTACGGCTGTTAGAATCGGCTGTTGTGCGGATTTTGGTGGAACTGATGATTCTTATAGAAATGCGGATTTTGCGACTGCTGTTGGACTGGTTCTTGCGAATAAAAATGATGATTCTTCTGCGGCGGTTTCCCGCAAAGTTTCAAAAAAACAAAAAAAGGATTCAATGTCCAGCTGGTTTAAGAACTTGTTAAAAAAGATAAATTGA